In Leucobacter insecticola, one DNA window encodes the following:
- a CDS encoding MMPL family transporter yields MSTLLYALGRWATRAKTLVLIIWIMLLALLGTGAALFGQGANAPITIPGTESQEAISRLGITFPEVSGTSATIIVVAAPGEKLDAEPYRAIMSDAANELADTRGVEGVRSPFTGEVKGGLSEDGEAALITVQLKGEMSSVSAATKDTITRVTEEMRDRLPAGAETSYGGDVFSVSIPSISPTEAVGVLIAFVVLILTLGSLLAAGMPLIIALLGVGVSIAGLFVMTAFVDLTSTTPMLALMLGLAVGIDYTLFIVSRHQEQLRSGMSVPDSIARATATSGSAVVFAGLTVIIALVGLSVAGIPFLTALGVAAAAAVAIAVLIAVTLTPAIMAMAGLRILPKKARLALAAGTEAAQPHTPSRADRFFGGWVRSVTKRPIVTILAVLVLLGFAAVPAASLRLALPNATSLSADDPARVTYELTGKHFGEGFNGPLLLTGSIITSTDPLGLMEDLADEVRKVPGVAEVPLSTPNRGADTGIIQVVPEDGPHAESTAELVKKLRDMHDTWEKKYGVSLAVTGFTAVAIDVSDLLMGALLPFALLVVGLSLVLLAMVFRSVWVPIKATLGYLLSVGVAFGAVVAVFQWGWFGDLLHVASTGPVLSFMPIILMGVLFGLAMDYEVFLVSRIREEYVHGANADAAIQRGFVGSAKVVTAAALIMFAVFAAFVPEGDPSIKVIALGLAVGVFVDAFIVRMTLVPAVLALLGDHAWRMPRWLAKVLPSFDVEGEGLARELAHADWPEDMPDAALAAERLLLSGGEKLHRLRIAPGETLLLNPRDPRSLPLAQALIGRGPVVSGTLKVDGLLLPERASTLRARSAWADATTLRETLRDRPSVLLFDLRQAGEAPVPLERIDALRSAFAARSVESDRGETPRLTVIVLGEAELAKRILGDTLILREIDAVDAAHAVDDLFPQAAGPAQTQVAEGANR; encoded by the coding sequence ATTCCGGGCACTGAATCGCAGGAGGCTATTTCCCGCCTCGGCATCACCTTCCCCGAAGTTAGCGGTACCAGTGCGACCATCATCGTGGTCGCCGCGCCCGGAGAAAAACTCGATGCCGAACCGTATCGGGCGATCATGAGCGACGCGGCAAACGAACTCGCAGACACTCGCGGAGTAGAGGGCGTGCGCTCCCCGTTCACCGGAGAGGTGAAGGGCGGGCTTTCTGAAGACGGCGAGGCCGCGCTCATCACTGTGCAGCTGAAGGGGGAGATGAGCAGCGTTTCGGCTGCTACGAAAGACACGATCACGCGTGTCACCGAAGAAATGCGCGATCGCCTCCCAGCCGGTGCCGAAACCTCATACGGCGGCGACGTCTTTTCGGTTTCCATCCCCTCCATTAGCCCGACCGAGGCCGTAGGGGTGCTCATCGCGTTTGTGGTGCTGATCCTGACCCTCGGTTCGCTCCTTGCGGCCGGGATGCCGCTCATTATTGCGCTCCTCGGCGTCGGCGTTTCGATCGCGGGGCTGTTCGTCATGACGGCGTTTGTTGATCTCACCTCCACGACACCGATGCTTGCCCTGATGCTCGGACTCGCGGTGGGCATCGACTACACCCTCTTTATCGTCAGTCGCCACCAAGAACAGCTGCGCTCGGGAATGAGCGTCCCGGACTCTATTGCACGCGCCACAGCGACCTCCGGCTCCGCGGTGGTGTTTGCTGGGCTGACCGTCATCATCGCACTGGTGGGGCTGTCGGTGGCGGGGATCCCGTTCCTGACGGCGCTGGGCGTCGCGGCGGCGGCGGCGGTGGCGATCGCGGTGCTGATTGCCGTGACGCTGACGCCCGCGATCATGGCGATGGCGGGATTGAGGATCCTGCCCAAGAAAGCCCGCCTGGCGCTTGCTGCGGGCACCGAAGCTGCGCAGCCGCACACGCCTTCCCGCGCAGACCGCTTTTTCGGAGGCTGGGTGCGCTCCGTCACGAAACGGCCGATCGTCACGATCCTCGCCGTGCTTGTGCTGCTCGGCTTCGCGGCGGTGCCGGCCGCGAGCCTGCGCCTGGCTCTCCCCAACGCGACCTCGCTGAGCGCCGACGATCCCGCGCGCGTCACCTACGAGCTGACCGGCAAGCACTTCGGTGAGGGCTTCAACGGGCCGCTGCTCCTCACCGGGTCGATCATCACGAGCACCGATCCGCTCGGCCTGATGGAAGACCTCGCCGACGAGGTTCGCAAGGTTCCCGGCGTTGCCGAGGTGCCGCTCTCGACCCCCAATCGGGGCGCTGACACCGGCATCATTCAGGTCGTGCCGGAGGACGGGCCGCACGCCGAGAGCACTGCCGAGCTCGTCAAGAAGCTGCGTGACATGCACGACACCTGGGAGAAGAAGTACGGTGTCAGCCTCGCCGTCACCGGATTCACAGCGGTCGCGATCGACGTCTCTGACCTGCTGATGGGGGCACTGCTGCCGTTCGCGCTGCTCGTCGTGGGGTTGTCGCTCGTGCTGCTCGCAATGGTGTTCCGCTCCGTGTGGGTGCCGATCAAGGCGACACTCGGGTATCTGCTGTCGGTCGGTGTCGCGTTTGGCGCGGTCGTGGCGGTGTTCCAGTGGGGCTGGTTTGGGGATCTGCTGCACGTCGCGTCCACCGGGCCGGTGCTGAGCTTCATGCCGATCATCCTGATGGGGGTGCTGTTCGGGCTCGCGATGGATTACGAGGTGTTTCTGGTCTCGCGCATTCGTGAAGAGTATGTGCACGGCGCAAACGCAGACGCCGCGATTCAGCGTGGCTTTGTCGGCAGCGCGAAGGTGGTGACCGCCGCCGCGCTCATCATGTTCGCCGTGTTTGCAGCGTTCGTGCCCGAGGGGGATCCGAGCATCAAGGTCATCGCCCTGGGCCTCGCGGTGGGCGTGTTTGTTGATGCGTTCATCGTGCGTATGACCCTGGTGCCCGCGGTGCTCGCGCTCCTGGGGGATCACGCCTGGCGCATGCCGCGATGGTTGGCGAAGGTGCTGCCGTCCTTTGACGTTGAGGGTGAGGGCCTCGCTCGTGAACTCGCGCACGCGGATTGGCCCGAGGACATGCCAGACGCCGCGCTCGCCGCCGAGCGACTGCTCCTGTCCGGTGGCGAGAAGCTGCACCGTTTGCGGATTGCGCCCGGTGAAACGCTACTGCTGAACCCGCGGGATCCCCGCTCCTTGCCGCTCGCGCAGGCGCTCATCGGTCGCGGCCCCGTTGTCTCCGGCACCCTCAAGGTGGACGGATTGTTGCTCCCCGAGCGCGCATCGACCCTGCGGGCGCGCTCGGCCTGGGCAGACGCGACGACCCTTCGTGAGACCCTTCGGGATCGTCCGAGCGTGCTGCTGTTTGATCTACGGCAGGCGGGGGAAGCACCCGTGCCACTTGAGCGGATCGATGCTCTGCGCTCAGCGTTTGCCGCGCGGTCCGTGGAATCAGATCGTGGCGAGACCCCGCGACTCACGGTGATCGTCCTTGGTGAGGCAGAGCTCGCGAAGCGGATCCTGGGTGACACGCTCATTCTGCGCGAGATCGATGCGGTGGACGCCGCACATGCCGTGGACGACCTGTTCCCACAAGCCGCCGGCCCTGCTCAGACGCAGGTTGCAGAAGGAGCGAACCGATGA
- a CDS encoding YhgE/Pip domain-containing protein, producing MTPALSRIKGTKPVRWTTILGLVLVPLTVAGVLLWGLWNPSERLDTVTAAVVNKDKPVTVDGQTVPLGRVLAAELIGGDADTNFTWTLTDEGDAEKGLKDGRYATVITIPEGFSAAATSLADGPEKAEAAHIDINESDRGRLIDTALSGIVTQTATTVLNQQLGSQFVGNVFVGMTQLHSGIGEAADGARQLADGGAQLADGAAQLASGTAELSSGVEQLSTGAADLETGAGGLAAGVNQYVGGAQTLASSYAQLGPGASAAASQLKTTIGALGQFQAEVAQPGAELATGLGTAVPAAKALADDIAPLYAECLGSGAAQSFCDAMLTRLTGHATAIGAGIGGAAAGAEGVNTALTNLQANAGGGAAQPGVDPIAQLDQLIAGLGAFGTGLNDFATQGAALGAGASQLAAGTSQLSTGVGALAEGTPALAEGASGLAEGATQSAQGASGLATGLKDAVAEIPNYSKAESEKLAETVVAPVEARGGSDELFNSSGVPLFAGIALWAGALAMFLVLSPLWRRTRDAAQGVGAITLRSALPALALGAIQGAIAGIVLPVALGYSFAQSIGFFGLALLAGVAFSLIVQGLSALLGGFGRFVAFALLVVAFAVGIVSTVPGPLAAIGDASPVGAAFTGFQAIASGSQGAPGAAWTLALWALAGLVLTAFAVVRARRPRG from the coding sequence ATGACCCCCGCACTCTCCAGGATCAAGGGCACCAAGCCCGTACGCTGGACGACCATCCTCGGACTCGTGCTCGTCCCGTTGACCGTTGCCGGGGTGCTGCTGTGGGGGCTGTGGAATCCGAGCGAACGGCTCGATACCGTGACCGCCGCGGTCGTCAACAAGGACAAACCAGTGACGGTGGACGGCCAGACGGTGCCCCTTGGGCGGGTGCTCGCGGCCGAGCTTATCGGCGGCGATGCGGACACAAACTTCACCTGGACGTTGACCGATGAAGGCGACGCCGAGAAAGGCCTGAAAGACGGTCGCTACGCTACGGTGATCACGATCCCCGAGGGCTTCTCGGCGGCTGCGACCTCGCTCGCCGACGGTCCAGAGAAGGCCGAGGCCGCACACATTGATATCAACGAGAGCGACCGTGGCCGATTGATCGATACCGCGCTGTCAGGCATTGTCACGCAGACCGCGACCACGGTGCTGAACCAGCAGTTGGGTTCCCAGTTTGTCGGCAACGTGTTTGTGGGCATGACCCAGCTTCACAGCGGAATCGGCGAGGCGGCTGACGGCGCGCGTCAGCTTGCGGACGGTGGCGCGCAGCTCGCCGACGGCGCCGCGCAGCTCGCGAGCGGAACCGCGGAACTGTCTTCAGGGGTGGAACAGCTGTCGACCGGCGCCGCGGACCTTGAGACGGGAGCCGGAGGGCTTGCAGCGGGCGTCAACCAGTACGTCGGCGGGGCGCAGACCCTCGCGAGTTCATATGCACAGCTCGGGCCCGGTGCGAGCGCGGCGGCGTCGCAGCTTAAGACAACGATCGGCGCGCTGGGACAGTTCCAGGCCGAGGTGGCACAGCCGGGTGCGGAGCTCGCGACCGGTCTGGGAACCGCGGTCCCCGCGGCGAAGGCCTTGGCCGACGATATCGCACCGCTCTATGCCGAGTGCCTCGGATCCGGTGCGGCGCAATCCTTCTGCGACGCAATGCTGACCCGGCTGACGGGTCACGCAACGGCGATCGGGGCTGGCATCGGCGGAGCGGCAGCGGGCGCTGAAGGCGTCAACACCGCGCTAACGAACCTGCAGGCGAACGCGGGTGGAGGGGCGGCCCAACCCGGTGTGGATCCCATCGCGCAGCTCGACCAGCTCATTGCCGGGCTCGGAGCATTCGGTACCGGTCTCAACGACTTTGCGACGCAGGGCGCGGCGCTTGGCGCGGGCGCGTCGCAGTTGGCCGCCGGGACCTCGCAGCTGTCGACGGGAGTTGGTGCGCTCGCAGAAGGAACACCCGCGCTCGCTGAGGGTGCCTCGGGGCTGGCAGAGGGTGCGACACAGTCCGCTCAGGGCGCGAGCGGTCTTGCGACGGGTTTGAAGGACGCCGTCGCCGAGATCCCGAACTACAGCAAAGCGGAGAGTGAGAAGCTCGCCGAGACGGTGGTGGCCCCGGTTGAGGCTCGCGGTGGCAGTGATGAGCTGTTCAACTCTTCGGGTGTGCCGCTGTTCGCGGGCATCGCGCTGTGGGCCGGTGCGCTCGCGATGTTCCTGGTGCTGTCGCCGCTGTGGCGACGCACGCGAGACGCGGCCCAGGGTGTTGGCGCGATCACACTCAGGAGTGCGCTCCCGGCGCTCGCGTTGGGTGCGATTCAGGGGGCAATCGCGGGTATCGTTTTGCCGGTTGCGCTCGGGTACAGTTTTGCCCAGAGCATCGGATTCTTTGGCCTTGCCCTGCTCGCGGGAGTGGCGTTCTCGCTCATCGTGCAGGGGCTGTCGGCCTTGCTCGGTGGCTTCGGCAGGTTCGTGGCGTTTGCGCTCCTGGTGGTCGCGTTTGCGGTCGGGATCGTCTCGACGGTGCCGGGGCCGCTTGCAGCAATCGGTGACGCGAGCCCCGTCGGCGCGGCGTTCACCGGGTTCCAGGCGATCGCGAGCGGGTCTCAGGGCGCCCCGGGTGCTGCCTGGACGCTCGCCCTCTGGGCTCTGGCCGGACTGGTGTTGACCGCCTTCGCCGTGGTTCGTGCGCGCCGGCCGCGTGGCTAG
- a CDS encoding hotdog fold thioesterase translates to MGIEFLEYTVERTVARMPVQGNRQTVGYLHGGAYVVLGESLGSMAANLHAGAGRLAVGVDINATHTRSATEGYVTGVCTPIHLGRTLAVHEIVITDEQGRRCCTVRITNLIKDMPAQDG, encoded by the coding sequence ATGGGGATCGAGTTTCTCGAGTACACGGTCGAACGCACCGTCGCCCGCATGCCCGTACAGGGCAACCGGCAGACCGTCGGCTACCTGCACGGTGGAGCATACGTGGTGCTCGGTGAATCGCTCGGTTCGATGGCCGCCAACCTGCACGCGGGCGCGGGGCGTCTCGCTGTTGGGGTCGACATCAACGCCACTCACACCCGATCTGCCACTGAAGGCTACGTGACAGGCGTCTGCACCCCAATTCACCTCGGCCGCACGCTTGCGGTCCATGAGATCGTCATCACCGACGAGCAGGGGCGGCGCTGCTGCACCGTTCGCATCACCAACCTCATCAAGGACATGCCCGCTCAAGACGGCTGA
- a CDS encoding enoyl-CoA hydratase/isomerase family protein encodes MIKLSITDGVAEVVLDAPERLNSLGPSDVRELSAAYTEAAQAGVRALVLRGEGRGFCAGRDISGVDPREDDVLGYLDGLIQPLMEQMSQFPAPTFAVAHGACLGVGLGLLIASDVVYVAESAKIGSPFANLGATLDSGGHAMFFERLGAHRTLDLIYTGRLMSGTEAVAAGLFSRTFPDDEVLEATRAAALKAASGATQAFLASKALVADLRDRRIGLWASMADENRAQAALCDTSDYREGFAAFQEKRKPQFTGAGK; translated from the coding sequence ATGATCAAGCTCTCCATTACTGACGGCGTCGCCGAGGTCGTGCTCGACGCCCCCGAGCGGCTGAACTCGCTCGGCCCCTCCGACGTGCGTGAACTGTCAGCCGCGTACACCGAGGCCGCGCAGGCCGGAGTGCGCGCACTCGTCCTCCGCGGCGAGGGCCGCGGATTCTGTGCGGGACGTGACATCTCGGGCGTGGATCCTCGCGAGGACGACGTGCTCGGCTACCTTGATGGCCTGATCCAGCCGCTCATGGAGCAGATGAGCCAGTTTCCCGCGCCGACCTTCGCGGTTGCGCACGGCGCGTGCCTCGGTGTCGGACTCGGGCTGCTGATCGCGAGCGACGTCGTCTACGTTGCGGAATCGGCGAAGATCGGGAGCCCGTTTGCGAATCTCGGTGCAACGCTCGACTCGGGTGGCCACGCCATGTTCTTTGAGCGGCTGGGGGCGCACCGCACCCTCGACCTGATTTACACCGGACGCCTGATGAGCGGCACCGAGGCGGTGGCAGCGGGTCTCTTCTCTCGGACGTTCCCCGATGACGAGGTGTTGGAGGCGACCCGCGCGGCGGCCTTGAAGGCTGCGAGCGGTGCAACACAGGCATTCCTGGCCTCCAAAGCACTCGTCGCCGATCTGCGCGATCGCCGAATTGGGCTGTGGGCGTCGATGGCTGATGAGAACCGCGCCCAGGCCGCGCTCTGCGATACAAGCGATTATCGGGAGGGCTTCGCCGCGTTCCAGGAGAAGCGAAAGCCTCAATTTACCGGCGCAGGGAAGTAG
- the paaE gene encoding 1,2-phenylacetyl-CoA epoxidase subunit PaaE has translation MAATNLGSTMQTKKRATFHELRVADVRRLTDTSVEVTFEVPDELTDEYNYLAGQYLALRTTIDGEDVRRSYSICRPPADGKISVAIKQDLGGLFSNWANTELRAGMMLQVMTPQGAFTSNLAELDGRHVVGIAAGSGITPIITMAHRVLQQSETSRFDLLFTNRSSLDVMFVEELADLKDRYPQRFAIHHVLSREQRSAPIMSGRLDEERLRTILSSVIPVGMADEWVLCGPFELVQLCKDLLTEHAVDPSHVRFELFTTGEPGEAPTRARPVKVRAGEKTVTIDFTLDGTSASVDSPVSANETILNAALRVRPDVPFACAGGVCGTCRARIVTGSVSMTENYALEADEIDRGYVLTCQSHPQSDKVVVDYDA, from the coding sequence ATGGCCGCCACCAATCTCGGATCGACGATGCAAACCAAGAAGCGCGCGACGTTCCACGAGCTCCGCGTCGCAGACGTCCGCAGGCTCACCGACACCAGCGTGGAGGTGACGTTCGAGGTACCCGATGAGCTCACCGACGAGTACAACTACCTCGCCGGGCAGTACCTCGCGCTCCGCACCACCATCGATGGCGAAGACGTGCGCCGTTCCTACTCCATCTGCCGCCCGCCGGCAGACGGCAAGATCTCGGTCGCGATCAAACAGGATCTCGGTGGGCTCTTCTCCAACTGGGCCAACACCGAGTTGCGCGCGGGAATGATGCTGCAGGTGATGACCCCGCAGGGCGCGTTCACCTCAAACCTCGCCGAACTCGACGGTCGCCACGTCGTCGGCATCGCCGCAGGATCCGGGATCACCCCGATCATCACGATGGCGCATCGCGTGTTGCAGCAGAGCGAGACCAGTCGCTTCGACTTGCTCTTCACAAACCGTTCCTCGCTCGACGTCATGTTTGTGGAAGAGCTCGCGGACCTGAAGGATCGCTACCCCCAGCGTTTTGCGATCCACCACGTACTCTCCCGCGAGCAGCGATCAGCTCCGATCATGTCGGGCAGGCTCGACGAAGAACGGCTGCGGACGATTCTGAGTTCGGTGATCCCGGTTGGGATGGCCGACGAGTGGGTGCTGTGCGGGCCGTTCGAACTGGTGCAGCTGTGCAAGGATCTCCTGACGGAACACGCGGTGGATCCCTCGCATGTGCGCTTCGAACTCTTCACCACCGGCGAACCGGGCGAGGCTCCGACGCGGGCGCGGCCGGTCAAGGTACGCGCGGGCGAAAAGACGGTCACGATTGACTTCACGCTCGACGGCACGTCAGCGTCGGTCGATAGCCCGGTCAGCGCGAACGAGACGATCCTGAACGCCGCCCTGCGGGTGCGCCCCGACGTGCCCTTCGCGTGCGCGGGAGGCGTCTGCGGCACCTGCCGCGCCCGCATCGTCACCGGATCCGTGTCGATGACCGAAAACTATGCGCTTGAAGCCGATGAAATCGATCGCGGCTACGTGCTCACCTGCCAATCACACCCGCAGTCCGACAAGGTTGTTGTCGACTACGATGCGTAG
- the paaD gene encoding 1,2-phenylacetyl-CoA epoxidase subunit PaaD, with protein MTSLRPRDPEAARVWDIAAQVPDPEVPVLTIEDLGVLRSAAVGSDGVRVVLTPTYSGCPALDQMRDDVTARLREAGYGRVEVDTTLSPAWTTDWMTETGKQKLEAYGIAPPNFRAAGRQGPVLVQMAVKCPRCHSIRTREIARFGSTSCKALYECSDCLEPFDYFKVH; from the coding sequence GTGACGAGCCTCAGGCCCCGCGATCCCGAAGCTGCGCGCGTCTGGGATATCGCCGCGCAGGTTCCGGATCCGGAAGTCCCGGTCCTGACCATCGAGGATCTGGGGGTGCTGCGCTCGGCCGCCGTCGGATCCGACGGGGTGCGTGTGGTGCTGACACCGACCTACTCCGGGTGCCCCGCGCTCGACCAGATGCGCGATGACGTCACTGCCAGGCTGCGCGAGGCCGGCTACGGCCGGGTGGAGGTCGACACCACGCTCTCACCGGCGTGGACCACCGACTGGATGACCGAAACCGGCAAACAAAAACTCGAAGCCTACGGAATTGCGCCCCCCAATTTCCGCGCGGCCGGACGACAGGGGCCGGTGCTCGTGCAGATGGCCGTCAAATGCCCGCGCTGCCACTCCATCCGCACCCGCGAGATCGCGCGCTTCGGTTCCACCTCGTGCAAGGCGCTGTACGAGTGCAGCGACTGCCTCGAACCGTTTGACTACTTCAAAGTTCACTAG
- the paaC gene encoding 1,2-phenylacetyl-CoA epoxidase subunit PaaC, producing MSHNTDTAPSSHGDVTVDELRLADELPGSGATATPDIAEYALRLGDDALILSQQLGWWVAKAPELEEDMALSNIALDLLGHARALLHFAGTASDRSEDDLAFWRDEHEFRNCWLVEQRNGHFGDTIARQFLFSAYQAELYRELQKSTDPTLQAIAAKAEREVRYHLDHAAQWILRLAGGTEESRGKIIVALGDVWPYVDELFVDDELTARLSGVVPAPSSLRAGFDRTVAEVFSEAELNTPQVKPARAEGRSGIHSTLLGHILTEMQWLPRRHPGASW from the coding sequence GTGAGCCACAACACAGACACTGCGCCGAGCTCCCACGGTGACGTCACCGTCGACGAGCTCCGCCTCGCCGATGAGCTTCCCGGATCCGGTGCCACCGCAACTCCCGATATTGCGGAGTACGCGCTGCGCCTCGGGGACGACGCGCTGATCCTGTCGCAGCAACTCGGATGGTGGGTGGCGAAGGCGCCGGAACTCGAAGAGGACATGGCGCTGTCCAACATCGCGCTTGACCTTCTCGGCCATGCGCGCGCACTGCTGCACTTCGCCGGGACCGCCTCGGATCGCTCGGAGGACGATCTCGCGTTCTGGCGCGACGAGCACGAGTTCCGCAACTGCTGGCTGGTGGAGCAGCGCAACGGACACTTCGGTGACACCATCGCCAGGCAGTTTCTGTTCTCCGCCTATCAGGCAGAGCTCTACCGCGAATTGCAGAAGAGCACCGACCCAACACTGCAGGCGATCGCGGCGAAGGCCGAGCGTGAGGTTCGCTACCACCTCGACCACGCGGCGCAGTGGATCCTGCGGCTCGCCGGCGGCACAGAAGAATCTCGCGGCAAGATCATCGTCGCGCTCGGCGATGTCTGGCCCTACGTTGACGAGCTATTCGTTGACGACGAGCTCACCGCACGCCTCAGCGGCGTGGTGCCCGCGCCCTCAAGCCTGCGTGCGGGATTCGACCGCACCGTTGCCGAGGTGTTCTCCGAAGCGGAACTCAACACTCCGCAGGTGAAGCCCGCCCGCGCCGAGGGCCGATCCGGGATCCACAGCACGCTCCTGGGTCACATCCTGACCGAGATGCAGTGGCTGCCCCGCCGTCACCCCGGAGCGTCCTGGTGA
- the paaB gene encoding 1,2-phenylacetyl-CoA epoxidase subunit PaaB → MSTPGEMGTEDWPLWEVFIRANRGLSHVHAGSLHAPDEAMALRNARDLYTRRNEGVSIWVVPAAAITTSDPDSKGVFFESPAGKNYRHAVYYTRAEG, encoded by the coding sequence ATGTCCACACCCGGAGAAATGGGTACCGAGGATTGGCCCCTGTGGGAGGTATTCATCCGCGCGAACCGGGGTCTCAGCCACGTTCACGCCGGATCCTTGCACGCGCCCGATGAGGCGATGGCGCTGCGCAATGCCCGTGACCTCTACACTCGCCGCAACGAGGGCGTCTCGATCTGGGTGGTGCCCGCCGCCGCGATCACCACGAGCGATCCCGACTCCAAGGGCGTGTTCTTTGAATCCCCCGCGGGCAAGAATTATCGCCACGCCGTGTACTACACGCGCGCCGAGGGGTGA
- the paaA gene encoding 1,2-phenylacetyl-CoA epoxidase subunit PaaA, whose protein sequence is MPTTTEQVLTEEEQQAHFDALIEADQRIEPRDWMPEKYRKTLIRQISQHAHSEIIGMQPEANWITRAPSLKRKAILIAKVQDEAGHGLYLYSAAQTLGISREEMTDALIEGRARYSSIFNYHTPSWADMGAIGWLVDGAAICNQVPLCRASYGPYGRAMVRICKEESFHQRQGFEILYELSHGTPEQKQMAQESVNRWYWPSLMMFGPSDDASPNSAQSMAWKIKRFSNDELRQRFVGMCVPQFEALGLECPDKDLRYDEETGKWILGEIDWDEFNAILDGRGPANTDRIRNRRDAHEEGAWVREAAVEYARKQRERQRFAA, encoded by the coding sequence ATGCCGACGACGACTGAGCAGGTATTGACCGAAGAGGAACAACAGGCCCACTTCGACGCACTCATCGAGGCGGATCAGAGGATCGAACCCCGCGACTGGATGCCGGAAAAGTACCGCAAGACCCTCATTCGCCAAATCTCGCAGCACGCACACTCCGAGATCATTGGCATGCAGCCGGAGGCGAACTGGATCACCCGCGCGCCCAGCCTCAAGCGCAAGGCGATCCTCATCGCCAAGGTGCAGGACGAGGCGGGCCACGGCCTCTACCTCTATTCGGCGGCGCAGACTCTCGGGATCAGCCGCGAGGAGATGACCGACGCCCTCATTGAGGGCCGCGCGCGCTACTCGTCGATCTTCAACTACCACACCCCCAGCTGGGCCGATATGGGCGCGATCGGGTGGCTCGTCGACGGCGCCGCGATCTGCAATCAGGTGCCGCTGTGCCGCGCATCCTACGGCCCCTACGGCCGCGCGATGGTGCGTATCTGCAAAGAGGAATCGTTCCATCAGCGCCAGGGATTCGAGATCCTGTATGAACTCTCACACGGCACCCCCGAGCAGAAGCAGATGGCGCAAGAATCAGTGAATCGCTGGTACTGGCCGTCGCTCATGATGTTCGGCCCGAGCGACGATGCTTCACCCAACTCGGCGCAGTCGATGGCCTGGAAGATCAAGCGCTTCTCAAACGACGAGTTGCGGCAGCGCTTCGTTGGCATGTGCGTTCCGCAGTTTGAGGCTCTCGGACTTGAGTGCCCCGACAAGGATCTGCGCTACGACGAGGAGACGGGCAAGTGGATCCTCGGCGAAATCGACTGGGACGAATTCAACGCGATCCTCGATGGCCGCGGCCCCGCGAACACCGACCGCATCCGCAACCGCCGCGACGCACACGAAGAGGGTGCGTGGGTGCGCGAGGCCGCAGTCGAGTATGCCCGTAAACAGCGTGAGCGGCAGCGCTTCGCGGCGTAG
- the paaI gene encoding hydroxyphenylacetyl-CoA thioesterase PaaI — MSSPTSQITQTAEAGIEDRIELDPSWSATAMMRMDTAKTAFGIRIDALERGRAVLTMPVRDDMVNGFGITHGGMVFTLADTAFAYACNEGENAVVASGVDITFTRASRAGDVLTAVAERRWLSGRNGLYDITVTDQHDQVIAEFRGRSFATNRPLPVDA; from the coding sequence ATGAGTTCACCGACGAGCCAGATCACCCAGACCGCTGAGGCGGGAATCGAAGACCGCATTGAGCTGGATCCGAGTTGGTCAGCGACGGCCATGATGCGCATGGACACCGCAAAGACCGCGTTTGGGATCCGGATCGACGCGCTGGAGCGCGGTCGCGCGGTACTCACGATGCCCGTTCGCGATGACATGGTCAACGGATTTGGAATCACGCACGGCGGGATGGTGTTTACGCTCGCTGACACCGCGTTTGCCTACGCCTGTAACGAGGGCGAAAACGCGGTTGTCGCGTCCGGCGTCGACATCACGTTTACACGCGCCAGTCGTGCGGGCGATGTCCTCACAGCAGTCGCCGAGCGGCGGTGGCTGTCGGGGCGCAACGGTCTCTACGACATCACGGTGACCGACCAGCACGATCAGGTCATCGCCGAGTTCCGAGGCCGCTCCTTCGCCACGAACCGGCCGCTGCCCGTGGACGCCTGA